A genomic segment from Desulfatirhabdium butyrativorans DSM 18734 encodes:
- a CDS encoding DUF6785 family protein, with translation MTVSTDQRIRFRSVAAGFVLALVVCAWTPINNMYHHGTPLAGGHFPLAPFVALILLGIASAAIRRYARGYELFTGHELLIIWALMTLASGIAYTGLARTFFINLSAPVHFATIENRWQETLQPLLPSMIVPHDPEAVRQLYDGMEQGRQMGWLEILMRIPWGAWALPLAFWGVFVLSAYAVMIFLISLTSRQWLVYERMNLPLLQAPLAIEEAYREKRLKTFSSDPYLVVGVLIPVLLHALNGLSTIFPSVPAIPTLILAGPYFSPNGLFAAFTKLKIAIYPAFIGFAFLTARQISLSFWFFFLAGGLLVGGLELFGYRIPETALGITFGPTLARPEETQMIGAYGVFFLFLLWLARDHLRTVILEGLGLKTPDPEIREWISSRTAFRGLVVSCMFLYGSCIYAGMSYISAFVFLSVSFMVMMVATRVICQGGIAYFTLTAAPVDGLIAFTGTRFLGGVDGLIAAISQKVLFLDLRESLMPSLVHARRVSGFRSSQRLWTAAMFMTIVCAVAVSLAAMLALCYRYGAQSLDLEWATRTSVNLYEDVQRLIQPSIQPHTSWVKVFSVAGAIVMLVLVVCYHRFYWWPIHPIGYLTAYSSAMRILWFSFFCGWLFNSICMRYGGIHVFRKLRMFFIGLIIGDFLMGGLWAAAGLVSDTSYRVLPD, from the coding sequence ATGACTGTCTCAACCGATCAACGCATCCGGTTTCGCTCGGTGGCGGCCGGATTCGTTCTTGCGCTTGTTGTCTGCGCATGGACACCGATCAACAACATGTATCATCATGGCACACCGCTGGCGGGGGGACACTTTCCCCTCGCCCCATTCGTCGCGCTCATTCTCCTGGGAATCGCAAGCGCCGCCATCCGTCGATATGCCAGAGGGTACGAACTGTTCACCGGCCATGAACTCCTGATCATCTGGGCGCTGATGACTTTGGCATCCGGAATCGCCTATACGGGCCTTGCCAGAACGTTTTTCATCAACCTGAGCGCCCCGGTTCACTTCGCCACGATCGAGAATCGCTGGCAGGAAACGCTTCAGCCGCTTCTGCCGAGCATGATCGTTCCGCATGACCCGGAAGCCGTCCGCCAATTATACGATGGAATGGAACAGGGCAGGCAGATGGGATGGCTGGAAATCCTGATGCGGATTCCGTGGGGCGCCTGGGCCTTGCCGCTGGCATTCTGGGGCGTCTTCGTGCTATCCGCCTATGCCGTCATGATCTTTCTGATCAGCCTGACCAGCAGGCAATGGCTTGTGTACGAGCGCATGAACCTGCCGCTGCTCCAAGCCCCTCTGGCCATCGAGGAAGCCTATCGCGAAAAACGCCTGAAAACTTTTTCAAGCGATCCGTATCTGGTCGTCGGCGTTCTCATCCCCGTTCTGCTGCATGCGCTCAATGGTCTTTCGACCATTTTCCCGAGCGTTCCGGCCATTCCCACACTCATTCTGGCGGGTCCTTATTTCAGTCCGAACGGCCTTTTCGCCGCATTCACCAAGCTCAAGATCGCCATTTATCCCGCCTTCATCGGGTTCGCATTCCTGACCGCCAGACAGATTTCGCTTTCTTTCTGGTTCTTTTTTCTGGCCGGCGGCCTGCTTGTCGGTGGTTTGGAACTCTTCGGCTACCGAATCCCCGAAACCGCTCTCGGCATCACCTTCGGCCCGACACTCGCAAGGCCCGAGGAAACCCAGATGATCGGTGCCTATGGTGTTTTCTTCCTGTTCCTGTTGTGGCTGGCGCGGGATCATTTGCGTACGGTCATTCTGGAAGGGCTCGGCTTGAAAACGCCGGATCCGGAAATCCGGGAATGGATTTCATCCCGAACCGCCTTCCGAGGTCTGGTAGTCAGTTGCATGTTTCTGTATGGATCCTGCATCTATGCCGGCATGTCCTATATTTCTGCCTTCGTATTCCTGTCGGTGTCCTTCATGGTGATGATGGTGGCAACCCGGGTGATTTGCCAGGGCGGCATCGCCTACTTCACGCTGACCGCCGCACCTGTGGATGGACTGATCGCCTTTACGGGAACACGTTTTCTGGGGGGTGTCGACGGGCTGATCGCAGCCATCAGCCAGAAGGTCCTCTTTCTCGACCTTCGCGAATCCCTCATGCCCTCCCTGGTGCATGCCCGTAGGGTCAGCGGCTTCCGCTCCTCCCAGCGCCTGTGGACAGCGGCAATGTTCATGACGATTGTCTGCGCCGTTGCCGTATCGCTGGCAGCCATGCTTGCCCTGTGCTACCGGTACGGCGCCCAAAGCCTCGATCTCGAATGGGCCACACGCACATCGGTCAACCTGTATGAAGATGTCCAGCGGTTGATTCAACCATCCATCCAGCCCCATACATCATGGGTAAAGGTATTCTCGGTTGCAGGCGCCATCGTGATGCTTGTCTTGGTGGTGTGCTATCATCGGTTTTACTGGTGGCCCATCCATCCCATCGGATACCTGACAGCGTACAGTTCGGCCATGCGGATCCTGTGGTTCAGTTTTTTCTGCGGGTGGCTCTTCAATTCGATATGCATGCGCTACGGAGGTATCCATGTATTTCGGAAACTGCGGATGTTCTTTATCGGTTTGATTATCGGCGATTTTCTGATGGGAGGGCTTTGGGCCGCGGCCGGCCTGGTTTCGGATACCAGCTATCGGGTGCTTCCGGATTGA
- a CDS encoding chemotaxis protein CheB, giving the protein MSESIENARTLHECIAIGVSAGGFRALSAILPKLPQRGRVAVLIVQHTRADAGDFLARHLDGICQAPVKHAEDKEPILPGTVYIAPPGYHMLVEQGKSLSLSVDEPEHFARPSIDALFESASDVYREKLIGIILTGAGTDGSLGLKRVKENGGLTIVQDPKTADMDFLPKSAILAVSVDYILPLDAIGGFLSKMGS; this is encoded by the coding sequence ATGAGCGAATCTATCGAAAACGCTCGAACGCTTCATGAATGTATCGCCATCGGGGTATCCGCCGGGGGGTTCCGGGCGTTGTCCGCCATTTTGCCCAAACTGCCCCAACGCGGTCGGGTGGCTGTCCTGATCGTGCAGCACACCAGGGCTGACGCGGGAGATTTTCTTGCGCGCCATCTTGACGGAATATGCCAGGCACCTGTCAAACATGCCGAAGACAAGGAACCCATATTGCCTGGCACTGTCTATATCGCGCCTCCCGGCTACCACATGCTGGTCGAACAGGGAAAATCACTTTCGTTGTCCGTGGATGAGCCGGAGCATTTCGCCAGACCTTCCATCGATGCGCTTTTTGAAAGCGCATCTGACGTTTATCGGGAAAAGCTGATCGGAATCATCCTTACAGGCGCGGGTACGGATGGCAGTTTGGGGCTCAAACGGGTGAAAGAAAACGGCGGTCTGACCATCGTTCAGGATCCGAAAACGGCAGATATGGATTTTCTCCCGAAGAGCGCCATTCTTGCCGTTTCTGTAGACTACATCCTGCCGCTCGACGCCATTGGCGGATTCCTTTCGAAAATGGGATCATAA
- a CDS encoding DUF362 domain-containing protein: MPLNEPISRRQMLFRLGGLAAASPLSALLQTAWAGSPNMLVDASGPETNCDIGRLTEKLIAAAGGMGRYVAKGDVVVIKPNVSWARAPQYGATTHPEVVRAVVRMCFDAGAKTVRIADHTIHDARQCFIVTGIGQIARETGAELVFPASSLMREMNLHGHRLDMWPVFTPIVEADKRINIPVAKVHSISRLTLGMKNWIGGVGGRRNALHQDIHQSITDLAHFFKPDLTIIDATRIMIENGPSGGNLSDVLIKNRLILSDDPVAADAYAASQLFQIVPQEIGYIRLAEKWGMGTTDLTRLTLQKVTL, from the coding sequence ATGCCGCTCAATGAACCCATCAGCAGACGTCAGATGCTCTTCAGGCTCGGGGGGCTTGCCGCTGCAAGCCCCCTTTCCGCCCTGCTCCAAACGGCCTGGGCCGGGTCTCCCAACATGCTGGTCGATGCATCCGGCCCCGAGACCAATTGTGACATCGGCCGGCTGACCGAAAAGCTGATCGCTGCCGCAGGCGGTATGGGCCGCTATGTCGCCAAGGGCGATGTGGTCGTGATCAAACCGAACGTTTCCTGGGCGAGAGCGCCGCAGTATGGCGCTACAACCCATCCGGAAGTCGTTCGGGCGGTCGTTCGGATGTGCTTCGATGCCGGTGCAAAAACGGTGCGTATCGCCGATCACACCATTCACGATGCCAGACAGTGCTTTATCGTGACCGGTATCGGCCAGATCGCCAGGGAAACGGGGGCGGAGCTCGTCTTCCCGGCATCGAGCCTGATGCGGGAGATGAATCTGCACGGGCATCGGCTGGATATGTGGCCGGTGTTCACGCCGATTGTGGAAGCGGATAAGCGCATCAACATCCCGGTTGCCAAGGTGCACAGCATCAGCAGGTTGACCCTCGGCATGAAAAACTGGATCGGCGGCGTTGGGGGCAGACGAAATGCACTGCATCAGGATATCCACCAAAGCATCACGGATCTGGCGCATTTTTTCAAACCGGATCTCACCATCATCGACGCTACCCGGATCATGATCGAAAACGGTCCGTCCGGAGGCAATCTCTCGGATGTCCTCATCAAGAACCGGTTGATCCTGAGCGACGATCCCGTAGCTGCGGATGCTTATGCGGCAAGCCAGTTGTTTCAGATTGTGCCGCAGGAAATCGGTTATATCCGTCTCGCGGAAAAGTGGGGGATGGGTACCACGGATCTGACCCGGCTCACCCTTCAGAAAGTGACGCTCTGA
- a CDS encoding peptide transporter yields the protein MIDDKELKEYRNLLQTPEHFEEGFDWKTIVGAIFIGFLMMPGSMYLQLVIGTGIGPAARWVTIILFAEIAKRAYTDLKQQEIFLLYYMAGAAMSSPFQGLLWHQYLVQSDAAKMLGLTEYIPGWVAPQPESASLAERTFFHRDWLVPILLLIGSQIIQRIDQFGLGYALYRITSDVEKLPFPMAPVGALGTMALAESADERQKGWKWRVFSIGGIIGLLFGAVYVLLPTISGLFFTESITIFPIPWVELTRKTEDFLPAVATGIQLDLGLVFIGMVLPFWAVIGGFIGLLITIVANPILYARGILKRWHPGMETVDTLFANNFDFYMSFGIGLGLAIGVIGIYQVLKSFRQTEGVQKGSFSVLFSPPAGRGDFNFWIAIGIYVFSTLSYIGFCLWLVPAFPWIFFLCYGFVYTPIISYITARMEGIAGQFVSLPLVREASFIAGAKFFGYQGIEIWYAPIPIHNYGKATVDFREIELTGTSIRGIIKSEIVVFPVVMIASLLFSQFIWRLAPIPSSQYPYAQQMWHLQALNTLLMQTSTLEGNSLFYQALNGVYVLSGLGLGLISYAILAFLGLPVLLVYGVVRGLGQSAPHGLILEIVGALLGRYFFLRRYGAMWRQYAPVLLAGFSCGMGLTGMFAMGCTLILKSLQRLAY from the coding sequence ATGATCGACGACAAGGAACTGAAGGAATATCGCAATTTGCTTCAAACGCCGGAGCACTTCGAAGAAGGCTTCGACTGGAAAACCATTGTCGGCGCCATATTCATCGGATTTCTGATGATGCCGGGCAGCATGTACCTGCAATTGGTCATTGGGACCGGCATCGGGCCGGCAGCCCGCTGGGTGACCATCATCCTGTTTGCGGAAATCGCCAAGCGTGCCTATACCGATCTCAAGCAGCAGGAGATATTCCTGCTCTATTACATGGCAGGCGCCGCCATGTCATCCCCGTTTCAGGGACTGTTGTGGCATCAATATCTGGTGCAGTCCGACGCCGCCAAGATGCTGGGTCTGACAGAATACATTCCGGGCTGGGTGGCACCGCAGCCCGAATCGGCATCCCTTGCAGAGCGGACATTTTTCCACCGGGACTGGCTCGTTCCCATCCTTTTGCTGATCGGCTCCCAGATCATCCAGCGGATTGACCAGTTCGGTCTGGGTTATGCCCTGTACCGGATCACCAGTGATGTGGAAAAACTCCCCTTTCCCATGGCGCCGGTCGGCGCACTGGGTACCATGGCCCTGGCCGAATCCGCCGATGAGCGGCAAAAAGGGTGGAAATGGCGGGTGTTTTCCATCGGCGGCATCATCGGCCTGCTGTTCGGCGCGGTGTATGTGTTGCTGCCGACGATATCCGGCCTGTTTTTCACCGAATCGATCACGATTTTTCCCATTCCTTGGGTGGAGCTGACCCGGAAGACCGAGGATTTTCTGCCTGCCGTCGCAACCGGTATCCAGCTCGATCTGGGGCTCGTCTTCATCGGCATGGTCCTGCCCTTCTGGGCGGTCATCGGTGGCTTTATCGGGCTGCTGATCACCATCGTGGCCAACCCCATCCTGTATGCGAGGGGAATCCTTAAACGATGGCACCCCGGGATGGAAACCGTCGACACCCTCTTTGCCAACAATTTCGATTTTTACATGAGTTTTGGCATCGGCCTTGGGCTTGCCATCGGCGTGATCGGCATTTACCAGGTTCTCAAATCCTTCCGGCAAACCGAAGGTGTGCAGAAGGGCAGTTTTTCCGTGCTGTTTTCCCCGCCCGCAGGCAGGGGGGATTTCAATTTCTGGATCGCCATCGGCATTTATGTCTTTTCCACGCTTTCTTACATCGGCTTTTGCCTTTGGCTCGTCCCCGCCTTTCCCTGGATTTTCTTTTTATGCTACGGCTTTGTCTATACGCCCATCATCTCCTACATCACCGCCCGAATGGAAGGGATCGCCGGTCAGTTTGTCAGCCTGCCGCTGGTGCGCGAAGCCAGTTTCATTGCCGGAGCCAAATTTTTCGGATACCAGGGCATCGAAATCTGGTATGCGCCCATCCCCATTCACAATTATGGCAAGGCAACCGTGGATTTCCGCGAAATCGAACTGACCGGTACGAGCATCCGCGGCATCATCAAATCCGAAATCGTCGTTTTTCCGGTGGTCATGATCGCAAGCCTGCTGTTTTCCCAGTTTATCTGGAGGCTTGCGCCCATCCCTTCGAGCCAGTATCCCTATGCGCAACAGATGTGGCACCTTCAGGCGCTGAACACCCTGCTGATGCAGACATCCACCCTCGAGGGAAACTCCCTTTTCTATCAGGCGTTAAACGGCGTTTACGTGCTTTCCGGGCTCGGGCTGGGGCTCATCAGCTACGCGATTCTCGCCTTCCTGGGTCTTCCGGTCCTCCTGGTCTATGGTGTCGTGCGAGGGTTGGGACAGAGTGCGCCTCATGGCCTCATTCTGGAGATCGTTGGCGCGCTGCTGGGTCGCTACTTCTTCCTCAGACGATACGGCGCGATGTGGCGGCAGTATGCGCCGGTACTGCTGGCCGGATTTTCCTGCGGCATGGGTTTGACAGGCATGTTTGCGATGGGATGCACCCTGATCCTGAAATCCCTGCAGCGGCTGGCGTATTGA
- a CDS encoding CheR family methyltransferase encodes METTTDVERIEIQLLLEAVYRRYGYDFRSYAEASITRRIHRHRNLNGYRSISDIQHVILHDREAFLRLLHDLSISVTEMFRDPPFYCSLRKCVLPKLKELPFIRIWLAGCATGEEVYSVAILFQEEGLLDRVQIYATDINESAIDKARQGIYPLEQIQEYTRNYHKAGGKSAFGEYYTARYGHAAMQAFLKQHILFSHHNLVTDGSFGEMHLIVCRNVLIYFSKELQDRVLHLFCESLIEDGFLCLGSKETLRYSTCSTQFQEWDPHERIYRKRSNAS; translated from the coding sequence TTGGAAACGACAACGGACGTCGAACGAATCGAGATACAGCTTCTTCTCGAAGCCGTGTACCGGAGATACGGATATGATTTTCGAAGTTACGCTGAAGCCTCCATCACCCGACGCATCCATCGTCACCGGAATTTGAACGGATATCGCAGCATTTCGGATATCCAGCATGTCATCCTCCACGATCGGGAGGCATTTCTGCGACTGCTGCACGATCTTTCGATCAGTGTCACGGAAATGTTCCGGGATCCGCCATTTTACTGCAGCCTGCGGAAATGCGTTTTGCCGAAGCTGAAGGAGTTGCCTTTCATTCGAATCTGGCTGGCCGGATGCGCAACGGGTGAAGAAGTCTATTCGGTCGCCATTCTGTTTCAGGAGGAAGGGTTGCTGGATCGGGTCCAAATCTATGCCACGGACATCAACGAATCGGCCATCGACAAGGCCAGACAGGGCATTTATCCACTCGAACAGATTCAGGAGTATACCCGCAACTACCACAAGGCGGGGGGAAAAAGCGCTTTCGGGGAATATTACACGGCCCGCTACGGTCATGCAGCCATGCAGGCCTTTTTGAAACAGCATATCCTGTTTTCTCACCACAATCTGGTGACGGACGGTTCCTTCGGAGAAATGCATCTCATTGTTTGCCGCAACGTCCTGATCTATTTCAGCAAGGAACTTCAGGATCGGGTCTTGCATCTGTTCTGCGAAAGCCTTATAGAAGACGGATTCCTTTGCCTCGGTTCCAAGGAGACCCTTCGATACAGTACATGCTCCACGCAATTTCAGGAATGGGATCCGCATGAGCGAATCTATCGAAAACGCTCGAACGCTTCATGA
- a CDS encoding diguanylate cyclase, whose translation MQPEELPPGQILIVDDQPANLLALESLLERPDIVVLKAHSGNEALGIMLETDVALVLMDVQMPEMDGFETAELMRQSARTRHIPIIFVTAISKEQQHVFKGYEAGAVDYLFKPIDPHILISKVNVFLELRRKQLALEKTSKELNEMIEGLRSANRKIIEQQSALIEEERLKVLLQMAGATAHELNQPLTGLLGTVELLRMDRNDPEKTERHLARIEEAGNRISSIVRKMQGIQIFDTIDLPSSSNEVWQHEAIAILWVDEAHRKSGHAETSIIQQIHSKITHAVSIQEAMDRLEASVFDLVLSGFRLADGTAVELLNKMMQNHYDIPLIIATSKGDERIATQVLQAGAYDYIALNHLGRKEWIQCINKALNKARIKKEARKAIQKMAELSTRDGLTGLYNRRYFSEALEREIARSGRRGSDLILCMFDIDHFKHINDTLGHQAGDMVLTEFGRMLGEWLRLTDIPCRYGGEEFAVILADTTKEQTFSVCERFRNAIAEHEFQYENQRFHITVSAGVASILDIAPPKTGDRLISASDQALYSAKHTGRNRIVLYDGKMEEQAHAAQ comes from the coding sequence ATGCAACCGGAAGAGCTGCCTCCTGGGCAGATACTGATCGTGGACGATCAGCCTGCAAACCTCCTGGCGCTGGAAAGCCTGCTCGAGCGGCCCGATATCGTTGTCCTCAAGGCCCATTCCGGAAACGAGGCCCTTGGCATCATGCTCGAAACCGATGTGGCGCTTGTGCTGATGGACGTCCAGATGCCGGAGATGGATGGTTTCGAAACGGCAGAGCTCATGCGCCAGAGCGCCAGGACACGCCACATCCCCATCATTTTTGTTACGGCCATCAGCAAGGAACAGCAGCATGTGTTCAAGGGGTATGAGGCGGGCGCTGTCGACTACCTCTTCAAACCCATCGATCCGCATATCCTGATCAGCAAGGTCAACGTGTTTCTGGAGTTGCGGCGAAAGCAGCTCGCCCTCGAAAAAACATCCAAAGAACTCAACGAGATGATAGAGGGGCTTCGCAGCGCCAATCGCAAGATCATCGAGCAGCAAAGTGCGCTGATCGAGGAGGAGCGGCTCAAGGTGCTGCTCCAGATGGCCGGTGCGACGGCGCATGAGTTGAATCAGCCGTTGACCGGGCTATTGGGAACCGTGGAATTGCTGCGCATGGATCGCAACGATCCGGAAAAAACGGAGCGCCATCTGGCGCGTATTGAAGAGGCCGGTAACCGCATTTCTTCCATCGTCAGGAAAATGCAGGGGATTCAGATTTTCGATACGATCGATCTGCCCAGCTCTTCCAATGAAGTATGGCAACACGAAGCCATCGCCATTCTCTGGGTCGATGAAGCACACCGCAAAAGCGGCCACGCCGAGACATCGATCATTCAGCAGATTCATTCCAAAATCACCCATGCAGTCTCGATTCAGGAAGCGATGGATCGCCTTGAAGCATCTGTTTTTGATCTCGTTCTGTCTGGATTCCGGCTTGCCGACGGGACGGCCGTTGAATTGCTCAACAAGATGATGCAGAATCATTACGATATTCCGCTGATTATCGCTACCTCGAAAGGGGATGAGCGCATTGCGACGCAGGTTTTGCAGGCGGGCGCTTACGATTATATTGCGTTGAATCACTTGGGCCGGAAGGAATGGATTCAATGCATCAACAAGGCCCTCAACAAGGCCCGCATCAAAAAAGAAGCCAGAAAGGCCATCCAGAAAATGGCCGAGCTTTCCACGCGGGACGGGCTGACCGGTCTGTACAACCGGAGGTATTTTTCGGAGGCCCTGGAGCGGGAGATCGCCCGCTCCGGCAGACGGGGCTCGGACCTGATCCTGTGCATGTTCGATATCGATCACTTCAAGCATATCAACGATACGCTCGGTCATCAGGCGGGAGACATGGTGCTGACCGAATTTGGCAGGATGCTGGGCGAGTGGCTGCGTCTGACCGATATTCCATGCCGCTATGGCGGAGAGGAGTTTGCCGTGATCCTGGCGGATACCACCAAGGAGCAGACCTTCAGTGTGTGTGAACGGTTTCGCAACGCGATTGCGGAACACGAATTTCAATACGAGAATCAACGCTTTCACATCACGGTGAGCGCCGGGGTGGCCTCGATCCTGGACATTGCGCCGCCGAAGACGGGCGACCGGCTGATTTCCGCATCCGATCAGGCCCTGTACAGCGCAAAGCATACCGGAAGAAACCGGATCGTTCTGTACGACGGAAAAATGGAGGAACAAGCCCATGCCGCTCAATGA